The proteins below come from a single Sorghum bicolor cultivar BTx623 chromosome 4, Sorghum_bicolor_NCBIv3, whole genome shotgun sequence genomic window:
- the LOC8072599 gene encoding uncharacterized protein LOC8072599, with protein MAPRVVRALLTATALLAPLLLSSQLLPPLPSAAAAAGSPSPSPAPAPAPHHRPTPRRPPRHVPSSPGNNDETQPPGHQRGGGARRPRPLAPPTSRPSPWWRRLNFGERFGVALAGVAVAMQAALVALLLVLRARQRRPAAAARGKAEAEAEEEAAAAAPAAAAAAASRPAPA; from the coding sequence ATGGCGCCGCGCGTCGTCCGGGCCCTGCTGACCGCCACCGCCCTCCTCGCCCCGCTGCTCCTCTCCTCCCAGCTGCTTCCTCCCCTGCCCAGCGCCGCGGCCGCTGCGggctccccgtccccgtccccggcTCCCGCGCCGGCGCCGCACCACCGTCCCACGCCGAGGAGGCCGCCGCGTCACGTCCCGTCGTCGCCCGGGAACAACGACGAAACCCAGCCGCCGGGGCATCAGCGAGGCGGGGGCGCGCGCCGTCCTCGTCCTCTGGCTCCGCCGACGTCGAGGCCGTCGCCGTGGTGGCGCCGGCTCAACTTCGGCGAGCGGTTCGGGGTCGCGCTCGCAGGCGTGGCCGTCGCAATGCAGGCGGCGCTCGTCgcgctcctgctggtcctgcgcGCGCGGCAGCGGCGCCCAGCGGCGGCCGCGCGGGGGAaggccgaggccgaggccgaggaggaggcggcggcggcggctccggcggcggctgctgctgctgcgtcgCGGCCCGCGCCAGCGTGA
- the LOC8068918 gene encoding pentatricopeptide repeat-containing protein At1g09900, translating into MAAAPSPAAPPSHMSAALITFPSSHPYPSLPAPPKPPTPRPPQLHLVPRVAASAATARRSASSTSATERLHALVRRGELDDALRLVESLAGLNPPSPAAAGPCAALIKKLCASGRTADARRVLGACGRDVVAYNAMVAGYCGAGQLDAARRLVADMPVEPDAYTYNTLIRGLCGRGRTSNALAVLDDMLRRGCLPDVVTYTILLEATCKRNGYKQAMKLLDEMRDKGCAPDIITYNVVLNGICQEGRVDDAMEFLENLPSYGGEPNTVSYNIVLKGLFTAERWEDAEKLMEEMAHKGCPPNVVTFNMLISFLCRRGLVEPAMEVLEQIPKYGCTPNSLSYNPLLHAFCKQKKMDKAMAFVELMVSRGCYPDIVSYNTLLTALCRNGEVDVAIDLLHQLKGKGCSPVLISYNTVIDGLTKAGKTKEALELLDEMISKGLQPDIITYTTIASGLCREDKIEEAIRTFCKVQDMGIRPTVVLYNAILLGLCKRRETHNAIDLFSYMISNGCMPNESTYTILVEGLAYEGLVKEARDLLGQLCSRGVVNKKFMKKGAVKMLDGPTQT; encoded by the coding sequence ATGGCCGCCGCGCCTTCGCCCGCTGCGCCGCCGTCGCACATGTCCGCCGCTCTCATCACCTTCCCCTCCTCTCACCCCTACCCTTCCCTTCCCGCGCCGCCCAAGCCCCCAACACCCAGGCCCCCTCAACTCCACCTCGTCCCCCGCGTCGCCGCATCCGCGGCCACCGCGCGCCGCAGCGCCTCCTCCACCTCCGCCACCGAACGCCTCCACGCTCTCGTACGCCGCGGAGAACTCGATGACGCCCTCCGCCTCGTCGAGTCCCTCGCGGGGCTCAACCCGCCCTCGCCCGCCGCGGCGGGGCCCTGCGCCGCGCTCATCAAGAAGCTCTGCGCGTCGGGCCGCACCGCGGACGCGCGCCGCGTGCTGGGCGCGTGCGGGCGCGACGTCGTGGCCTACAACGCCATGGTGGCGGGCTACTGCGGGGCCGGGCAGCTCGACGCCGCGCGCAGGCTCGTGGCGGACATGCCCGTGGAGCCCGACGCGTATACCTACAACACGCTCATCCGAGGCCTTTGTGGCCGCGGCCGGACCAGCAACGCCCTCGCGGTGCTCGACGATATGCTCCGCCGCGGCTGCTTGCCCGACGTCGTCACCTACACCATTCTGCTCGAGGCCACCTGCAAGAGGAACGGGTACAAGCAGGCCATGAAGCTTCTCGATGAGATGCGGGACAAGGGGTGCGCCCCGGACATCATCACCTATAATGTCGTCCTCAATGGTATCTGCCAGGAAGGCCGGGTTGACGACGCAATGGAGTTCTTGGAGAACTTACCGTCCTATGGGGGCGAGCCGAACACTGTTAGCTACAATATTGTGCTGAAGGGCTTGTTCACTGCAGAACGGTGGGAAGACGCGGAGAAGCTCATGGAAGAGATGGCCCACAAGGGTTGCCCTCCGAATGTGGTAACATTTAATATGCTCATCAGTTTTTTGTGTCGTAGAGGATTGGTTGAGCCCGCAATGGAAGTTCTTGAGCAGATCCCCAAGTATGGATGCACGCCTAATTCATTGAGTTATAACCCACTTCTTCATGCCTTCTGCAAACAAAAGAAGATGGATAAAGCAATGGCATTTGTAGAACTAATGGTGTCCAGGGGTTGTTACCCAGACATCGTTTCATACAACACTCTGCTTACTGCACTCTGCCGCAATGGGGAAGTTGATGTTGCTATTGATTTGCTTCATCAACTCAAGGGCAAAGGCTGTAGCCCGGTCTTGATTAGTTATAACACGGTCATTGATGGCCTTACTAAGGCTGGCAAAACAAAGGAAGCATTAGAACTGTTGGATGAGATGATCAGCAAAGGGCTCCAACCAGATATCATTACTTATACAACAATAGCTTCTGGTCTTTGTAGAGAAGACAAAATTGAGGAGGCGATTAGAACATTTTGTAAAGTGCAAGATATGGGTATAAGGCCCACTGTGGTGCTGTACAATGCTATTCTTCTTGGGCTCTGCAAAAGGCGTGAAACACATAATGCTATCGACCTGTTCTCTTACATGATATCGAATGGCTGCATGCCGAATGAATCGACTTACACTATACTTGTTGAAGGCTTGGCTTATGAAGGCTTGGTAAAGGAGGCAAGAGACTTACTTGGTCAATTGTGCTCTAGAGGAGTTGTAAATAAGAAATTTATGAAGAAAGGAGCCGTTAAGATGCTAGATGGACCTACACAAACTTAG
- the LOC8068919 gene encoding probable protein kinase At2g41970, translating into MSCCGGAEEDSYGPPANQAVPPPNANAPGNRGGPRGPGAPRVGGPAKPVSIDVPAIPFDELKKITNNFSDRALIGEGSYGRVYNATLSDGRAAVIKKLDTNASQDSDTDFAAQIAMVSKLKNEYFLELLGYCLEDGTRMLAYQFATMGSLHNILHGKKGVQGAEPGPVLNWAQRVKIAYGAARGLEYLHEKVQPSIVHRDIRSSNVLIFDDFSSKIADFNLTNQGTDTAARLHSTRVLGTFGYHAPEYAMTGQINQKSDVYSFGVILLELLTGRKPVDHTMPKGQQSLVTWATPRLSEDKVKQCVDPKLNSDYPPKAVAKLAAVAALCVQYESDFRPNMTIVVKAITPLLNAPKPAAPAAAPQS; encoded by the exons ATGTCTTGCTGCGGTGGCGCCGAGGAGGACAGCTACGGCCCGCCGGCCAACCAGGCGGTTCCGCCACCCAATGCCAATGCCCCCG GCAACCGAGGTGGGCCGAGGGGACCGGGCGCGCCCAGGGTCGGCGGCCCCGCCAAGCCCGTGAGCATCGACGTGCCCGCCATCCCCTTCGACGAgctcaagaagatcaccaacaACTTCAGCGACCGCGCCCTCATCGGCGAGGGCTCCTACGGCCGCGTCTACAACGCCACCCTCAGCGACGGCCGCGCCGCCGTCATCAAGAAGCTCGACACCAACGCCTCGCAAGACTCCGACACCGACTTCGCCGCGCAG ATAGCGATGGTCTCCAAGCTCAAGAACGAGTATTTCCTGGAGCTCTTGGGGTACTGCTTGGAGGACGGCACCCGCATGCTAGCCTACCAGTTTGCCACAATGGGTTCTTTGCATAACATACTACACG GGAAGAAAGGAGTTCAGGGTGCGGAGCCAGGCCCCGTGCTCAACTGGGCTCAGCGAGTGAAGATAGCTTACGGAGCAGCAAGAGGGCTAGAGTACCTCCACGAGAAGGTCCAGCCGTCGATCGTTCACCGAGACATCCGGTCCAGCAACGTCCTCATATTCGACGATTTCAGCTCCAAGATCGCTGATTTCAACCTCACCAACCAGGGGACCGACACCGCCGCACGGTTGCACTCCACTCGTGTGCTAGGGACTTTTGGATACCATGCCCCAGA ATACGCTATGACAGGCCAGATCAACCAAAAGAGCGATGTCTACAGCTTCGGCGTGATCCTTCTAGAGTTGCTGACCGGAAGGAAGCCGGTCGATCACACCATGCCGAAAGGCCAACAAAGTCTTGTTACTTGG GCCACTccaaggttgagtgaagataaagTGAAGCAGTGTGTTGATCCGAAGCTCAACAGTGACTACCCTCCAAAGGCTGTTGCAAAG CTGGCAGCAGTTGCAGCGTTGTGCGTTCAGTACGAATCCGATTTCCGACCAAACATGACCATCGTGGTGAAGGCGATCACGCCTCTTCTAAATGCACCCAAACCAGCCGCTCCAGCAGCAGCACCACAATCCTGA
- the LOC8072601 gene encoding NAD(P)H dehydrogenase (quinone) FQR1 isoform X1, with protein sequence MESRSSTLHTAKTETAGRKNADDDDRQSLCDRSMAVTKIYVVYYSTYGHVARLAEEIKKGADSVDGVEATIWQVAETTLPEESSSLAKMRAPVKTKSDNKHPVISGKQLADADGVLFGFPSRLGMMAAQMKALFDSTTGGLWRTQALAGKPAGFLFSLRTQGGGQEEAALTAVSQLAHHAMVFVPVGSTFGDGMFDMDEVRCCSPYGAGTFAGADGRSRLPSDAELQMAVHQGTYFAAFAKKLKAGAAVVA encoded by the exons ATGGAGTCACGAAGCAGCACACTGCACACAGCAAAAACTGAGACGGCGGGGAGGAAGAACGCAGACGACGACGATCGACAAAGCTTGTGCGATCGATCAATGGCGGTGACAAAGATCTACGTCGT GTACTACTCGACGTACGGCCACGTGGCGAGGCTGGCGGAGGAGATCAAGAAGGGCGCCGACTCCGTCGACGGCGTCGAGGCAACCATCTGGCAGGTGGCGGAGACGACGCTGCCGGAGGAGTCGTCGTCGCTGGCGAAGATGCGCGCGCCAGTCAAGACCAAGAGCGACAACAAGCACCCAGTGATCTCGGGCAAGCAGCTGGCCGACGCCGACGGCGTCCTGTTCGGCTTCCCGTCGCGGCTCGGCATGATGGCGGCGCAGATGAAGGCGCTGTTCGACTCCACCACGGGCGGGCTCTGGCGGACGCAGGCGCTCGCGGGCAAGCCCGCGGGGTTCCTCTTCTCGCTGCGCACCCAGGGCGGCGGGCAGGAGGAGGCGGCGCTCACGGCCGTGTCGCAGCTCGCGCACCACGCCATGGTGTTCGTGCCCGTCGGGTCCACGTTCGGCGACGGCATGTTCGACATGGACGAGGTCAGGTGCTGCAGCCCCTACGGGGCCGGCACGTTCGCCGGCGCCGACGGCAGGAGCAGGCTGCCCAGCGACGCCGAGCTCCAGATGGCCGTGCACCAGGGCACCTACTTTGCCGCATTCGCCAAGAAGCTCAAGGCCGGAGCGGCCGTCGTCGCCTGA
- the LOC8072601 gene encoding quinone-oxidoreductase QR2 isoform X2: MRAPVKTKSDNKHPVISGKQLADADGVLFGFPSRLGMMAAQMKALFDSTTGGLWRTQALAGKPAGFLFSLRTQGGGQEEAALTAVSQLAHHAMVFVPVGSTFGDGMFDMDEVRCCSPYGAGTFAGADGRSRLPSDAELQMAVHQGTYFAAFAKKLKAGAAVVA; this comes from the coding sequence ATGCGCGCGCCAGTCAAGACCAAGAGCGACAACAAGCACCCAGTGATCTCGGGCAAGCAGCTGGCCGACGCCGACGGCGTCCTGTTCGGCTTCCCGTCGCGGCTCGGCATGATGGCGGCGCAGATGAAGGCGCTGTTCGACTCCACCACGGGCGGGCTCTGGCGGACGCAGGCGCTCGCGGGCAAGCCCGCGGGGTTCCTCTTCTCGCTGCGCACCCAGGGCGGCGGGCAGGAGGAGGCGGCGCTCACGGCCGTGTCGCAGCTCGCGCACCACGCCATGGTGTTCGTGCCCGTCGGGTCCACGTTCGGCGACGGCATGTTCGACATGGACGAGGTCAGGTGCTGCAGCCCCTACGGGGCCGGCACGTTCGCCGGCGCCGACGGCAGGAGCAGGCTGCCCAGCGACGCCGAGCTCCAGATGGCCGTGCACCAGGGCACCTACTTTGCCGCATTCGCCAAGAAGCTCAAGGCCGGAGCGGCCGTCGTCGCCTGA